Proteins from a genomic interval of Candidatus Nomurabacteria bacterium:
- a CDS encoding YidC/Oxa1 family membrane protein insertase, protein MWNTLFVEPVLNLLILIQSFMPGNDLGLAILVFTILVRILMWPLIKKQIHQTRIMQKVTPEINAIRKKAKGSKDRATIERVNKETMAVYKKHGISPFSSIGTLVIQLPLFIAIYSAVKVAFEGSANLSNMLYSSVKNLSYVEDVLNGSSKAVTTFADWADLALKPFANNKVYVPVLIIALVSIVLQYFQVKQTMPKNKKNNIEDPNEKLANATPYIMVVLFGWISLSVAGAISFYLGAGALVAIFQQYYLMDIEKKEAILEESKKPVIKVTTNAEEVKKQKSNKLQRAQKNTKPKKKAPSRKKSSKNKKK, encoded by the coding sequence ATGTGGAATACACTTTTTGTTGAGCCTGTTCTCAACCTACTGATTCTAATACAAAGCTTTATGCCTGGCAATGACTTAGGCTTGGCTATTCTGGTCTTTACTATTTTAGTAAGAATATTGATGTGGCCACTTATTAAAAAGCAAATACATCAAACAAGAATAATGCAAAAAGTTACCCCAGAGATTAATGCAATTAGAAAAAAAGCTAAAGGTTCAAAAGATAGAGCAACAATCGAAAGAGTCAATAAAGAAACTATGGCTGTGTATAAAAAGCATGGTATAAGTCCGTTCTCATCAATCGGTACCCTAGTTATTCAGCTTCCTCTATTTATAGCAATTTATTCGGCTGTCAAAGTTGCGTTTGAAGGCTCCGCTAACTTGTCCAATATGCTTTATTCTTCTGTCAAAAATCTATCTTATGTGGAAGATGTATTGAATGGGAGCTCAAAAGCGGTTACAACTTTTGCAGATTGGGCAGATTTAGCTTTAAAGCCTTTTGCAAATAACAAAGTCTATGTTCCAGTTTTAATAATAGCCTTGGTTTCAATAGTTTTACAGTATTTCCAAGTTAAACAGACTATGCCAAAAAATAAGAAGAATAACATTGAAGATCCAAATGAAAAACTTGCAAATGCCACACCATACATTATGGTTGTTTTGTTTGGTTGGATTTCTTTAAGCGTTGCGGGAGCAATTAGCTTTTATCTAGGCGCAGGAGCTTTAGTTGCAATCTTCCAGCAGTATTATTTAATGGACATAGAGAAAAAAGAGGCTATTCTTGAGGAGTCAAAAAAACCAGTCATCAAAGTAACAACTAATGCAGAAGAAGTTAAAAAACAAAAATCTAATAAGCTTCAGAGGGCTCAAAAAAATACTAAACCAAAAAAGAAAGCACCTTCAAGAAAGAAGTCTAGTAAAAATAAAAAGAAGTAA
- the ruvC gene encoding crossover junction endodeoxyribonuclease RuvC: MKILGIDPGTGIVGFGVIEVKPGNKYHLLDAGVIKTPVNQELPERLETIYKELIDIIKLNNPEQISVEKLFFSQNVKTAISVSHARGVVLLVAQQHNLIIAEYTPQQIKQALTGYGKAKKDQVQAMVQTILQLKNPIKQDDCADAIAAAICHAMSIDNLNVASSL, translated from the coding sequence ATGAAGATTTTAGGGATTGATCCAGGGACTGGTATTGTAGGCTTTGGAGTAATAGAGGTTAAGCCCGGGAATAAATATCACCTACTTGATGCTGGTGTTATAAAAACTCCAGTTAATCAAGAATTGCCAGAGAGGTTAGAAACAATTTATAAAGAATTGATTGACATTATTAAGCTTAATAATCCTGAACAGATTAGTGTGGAAAAACTATTTTTTTCTCAAAATGTAAAAACTGCAATTAGTGTTAGTCACGCCAGAGGTGTTGTACTTTTAGTTGCTCAACAACATAATCTTATAATTGCAGAATACACACCTCAGCAGATTAAACAAGCATTAACAGGTTATGGTAAGGCAAAAAAAGATCAGGTACAGGCAATGGTCCAAACAATACTTCAGTTAAAAAATCCTATTAAGCAAGACGACTGTGCTGATGCTATAGCTGCAGCGATTTGCCATGCGATGAGTATAGACAACTTAAATGTGGCAAGTTCTTTATAA
- the rplA gene encoding 50S ribosomal protein L1 translates to MAKKSELIEQARKLGLEVIEKNTVAEIEDAIKSAQEFSAEEKSEQKVAKAGKRSAKAIKEAEEKAAKDERKEKIASGEEVVLKKGPKPITRSKLERRSNKYKEVQKLIDPDKNYTVKDAVGLLPKLSTSKFEGSAELHIKLGVDPKHADQNIRGTVILPHGTGKTKTIAVFAPADLHKAAKDAGADIVGEETLLEQLDKETVNFEVLISTPQLMAKLSKYARLLGPKGLMPNPKTGTVASDVSKAVKEAKAGKVEYRVDKQGIVHLGVGKLSFTSEKLVENAQTVIKAVKESKPAGIKGEYIQTVTLAPTMGPGVKLEK, encoded by the coding sequence ATGGCTAAGAAGTCAGAACTAATAGAACAGGCAAGAAAGCTTGGGCTAGAAGTAATAGAAAAAAACACAGTTGCAGAGATAGAAGATGCAATAAAAAGTGCCCAAGAGTTTAGCGCAGAAGAAAAATCTGAGCAAAAAGTAGCAAAAGCAGGTAAGCGTTCCGCCAAAGCTATAAAAGAAGCTGAAGAAAAAGCTGCTAAAGATGAAAGAAAAGAAAAAATCGCTTCTGGAGAAGAAGTAGTTTTAAAAAAAGGTCCAAAACCAATTACACGATCTAAACTAGAAAGACGATCTAACAAATATAAAGAAGTACAAAAATTAATAGATCCTGATAAAAACTACACAGTTAAAGATGCTGTTGGGCTTTTACCAAAACTAAGTACTTCTAAATTTGAAGGATCTGCTGAGTTACATATTAAGCTTGGGGTAGATCCAAAGCATGCTGACCAAAATATCAGAGGAACAGTGATTCTGCCACATGGCACAGGAAAAACAAAAACTATTGCTGTATTCGCTCCAGCAGATTTACATAAAGCAGCCAAAGATGCCGGTGCAGATATAGTTGGAGAGGAAACACTTCTTGAACAATTAGATAAAGAAACTGTAAATTTTGAAGTTCTTATCTCAACTCCACAATTAATGGCAAAATTAAGCAAATACGCACGTCTGCTTGGCCCAAAAGGTCTAATGCCAAACCCAAAAACTGGAACAGTTGCTTCTGACGTTTCTAAAGCTGTTAAAGAAGCTAAGGCCGGTAAGGTAGAATACCGTGTAGATAAACAAGGGATTGTGCATTTAGGAGTTGGTAAATTAAGTTTCACTTCTGAAAAACTTGTTGAAAATGCCCAAACGGTTATAAAAGCCGTAAAAGAATCTAAGCCTGCTGGAATCAAGGGTGAATACATTCAAACTGTTACTTTAGCCCCAACCATGGGCCCTGGAGTTAAACTTGAAAAATAA
- a CDS encoding 50S ribosomal protein L11 — MAVAKQIVANLKMRVPAGGATAGPPVGAVMGQYGLNSMDFVNAFNSETADLRGNDVIVKLVVFDDRTFEFRVSGVPTDDLIIKALGIKKGSGKPHMEKVGKLTQAQLTEIAEAKLKFTNGNDVEAVKKQVAGTARSMGVEVED; from the coding sequence ATGGCAGTTGCAAAACAAATAGTAGCTAATCTAAAAATGCGAGTACCAGCTGGTGGTGCAACAGCAGGGCCTCCAGTAGGGGCAGTTATGGGTCAATACGGGCTTAACTCAATGGATTTTGTAAATGCATTTAACTCAGAAACTGCAGACCTACGTGGTAATGACGTAATTGTAAAACTAGTAGTTTTTGATGACAGAACTTTTGAGTTTAGAGTGTCAGGAGTACCAACTGACGATTTAATAATCAAAGCTCTTGGAATTAAAAAAGGTTCAGGAAAGCCACACATGGAAAAAGTAGGAAAGCTAACCCAAGCTCAACTAACAGAAATTGCCGAAGCTAAACTTAAGTTTACAAACGGAAACGATGTTGAAGCGGTTAAAAAGCAAGTTGCCGGGACTGCTCGCTCAATGGGCGTCGAAGTAGAAGACTAG
- a CDS encoding glutamate--tRNA ligase yields MSEKVVVRFCPSPTGPIHIGSVRTGLFVWLIAKQNKGKFILRIEDTDKKREIEGGVQIIKDTLQAVNLDWDEFALQSENKEVHKKYGQMLYEKGLAYADNVTPEEVADWRNDAQSKKKPFLYRDYITTDRIVPWEYGKNALRLKSNPKKYTWHDEVRGDLSSGPESIDDLVLIKADGLSTYNFCHIVDDYEMGVTHIFRADEFISSTPKYLNIYEALEIEHPKFVTLAPIMAENGKKKLGKRDGAKDVLEYLQDGVLVEGLLNFLALLGWNPGKGSKQEIFSIEELIKEFSIDGIGKSGANYDIKRLEWINGHHIRMKTVDELYELSEDFWSESANNSNEKYKKQVLTLIQERLKFLKEIPELTNFFFEEPNLTKEQLMDVKNLEDDFAKELLESTLDTLQNSSFGVEDIQAKLNGLLEVHQTKPGILFALIRNAVSGSRVTPGIADMLSVLGKDRVTKRINNSLKVMA; encoded by the coding sequence ATGTCAGAAAAAGTAGTTGTTCGTTTTTGTCCTAGCCCAACCGGTCCCATACATATTGGCTCCGTTAGGACAGGTCTATTTGTGTGGTTGATAGCCAAGCAGAATAAAGGCAAGTTCATCTTACGTATTGAAGATACAGACAAAAAAAGAGAAATCGAGGGTGGGGTACAAATTATCAAAGACACACTCCAAGCAGTTAATTTAGACTGGGATGAATTTGCTCTTCAATCAGAGAATAAAGAAGTCCACAAAAAGTATGGCCAAATGCTTTATGAAAAAGGCTTAGCATACGCTGATAATGTTACCCCAGAAGAAGTAGCAGATTGGCGCAACGATGCCCAGAGTAAAAAAAAGCCGTTTTTATACAGAGATTACATTACTACAGATAGAATCGTACCTTGGGAGTATGGAAAAAATGCACTAAGACTTAAGTCAAATCCGAAAAAATATACTTGGCATGATGAAGTGAGGGGTGACCTCTCATCAGGTCCTGAATCGATAGACGACTTAGTTCTAATAAAAGCCGATGGATTATCCACTTATAACTTCTGCCACATAGTTGATGACTATGAGATGGGTGTAACACACATATTTAGGGCGGATGAGTTTATATCATCAACACCAAAATATCTAAATATTTATGAGGCTCTGGAGATCGAACATCCAAAATTTGTGACTCTAGCACCTATAATGGCTGAAAACGGTAAAAAAAAGCTCGGGAAACGTGATGGAGCTAAAGACGTTCTAGAATACCTTCAAGATGGAGTCCTAGTAGAGGGTCTTCTTAATTTTTTAGCACTACTCGGCTGGAATCCTGGTAAAGGAAGTAAACAAGAGATTTTTTCTATTGAGGAACTAATTAAAGAGTTTTCAATTGATGGTATAGGCAAATCAGGAGCAAACTACGACATAAAAAGACTAGAGTGGATCAACGGTCATCATATAAGGATGAAAACAGTGGATGAATTATATGAACTTTCTGAAGACTTCTGGTCAGAATCTGCTAACAACTCCAATGAAAAATATAAAAAGCAAGTCTTAACCTTAATCCAAGAAAGACTTAAATTCTTAAAAGAGATCCCAGAACTTACTAACTTCTTTTTTGAAGAACCAAACTTAACTAAAGAACAACTTATGGATGTAAAAAATCTAGAAGATGATTTTGCAAAAGAGCTTTTAGAATCCACATTAGATACACTGCAAAACTCTAGTTTCGGAGTAGAGGATATCCAAGCTAAACTTAATGGGCTCTTAGAGGTACACCAAACCAAACCAGGAATTCTCTTTGCTTTAATTCGTAACGCAGTTAGCGGATCTCGAGTCACTCCTGGGATAGCAGATATGTTAAGTGTTTTAGGCAAAGATAGAGTTACTAAAAGAATAAACAATTCTCTAAAAGTTATGGCTTAA
- the typA gene encoding translational GTPase TypA, with amino-acid sequence METTKIRNLAIIAHVDHGKTTLVDGLLKQSNTFRDNQSEMSQSLIMDKLAQEKERGITITAKITAINHEDYKFNIIDTPGHADFGGEVERTLGMADGCLLVVDAQEGPMPQTKFVLGKALAAGLKPIVIINKIDKEGSRIAEVEDELADLFLELATDEDQLHYPIYYAIGRDAKAWEKLPTDPSAPGDLSCIFKAIVEKIPAPKVEDGPTQLLITSLEWDNFKGKYTVGKLGRGGIKKNQQMVLMKKDGLQVKFKVVDLFTFKGLGKEEANEVPAGDLVAFTGAEKAEIGETVCDESRPEALPILEVEAPTLKMYLGPNTSPLKGQEGEFTTSRQIGDRLKRELETNVSLRVKDDGIGFIVSGRGELHLSVLIEDLRREGFELEVGRPQVVTKEVDGKVMEPLEELTIEVPQEFVGAVQTELGARRAQLQSQEVNLRGVRLVYQIPTRALIGLRGLMLTATKGNAVMSSLTIGYQPLGGNIPQTRNGALISFETGVATPYSLENAQERGTVFIKPTEKVYMGQIIGLNLRKEDMEVNICKEKHLTNIRSSSSDGTVQLTPATILSLEESLDFLEDDELLEVTPKNLRLRKRFLNANERKKNKK; translated from the coding sequence ATGGAAACAACAAAAATTAGAAATCTGGCGATTATCGCTCACGTCGATCACGGAAAAACAACTCTCGTAGATGGACTTTTAAAACAATCAAATACATTCCGAGATAATCAGTCGGAAATGAGCCAAAGCTTAATCATGGATAAACTTGCTCAAGAAAAAGAGCGTGGAATAACTATCACAGCTAAGATTACGGCAATAAATCATGAGGACTATAAATTCAATATCATTGACACTCCTGGACACGCTGACTTTGGCGGTGAGGTGGAAAGAACTCTAGGTATGGCAGATGGTTGTCTTCTAGTGGTCGACGCCCAAGAAGGACCAATGCCCCAAACAAAGTTTGTACTTGGCAAAGCACTTGCTGCCGGACTTAAGCCAATAGTTATTATTAATAAGATTGATAAGGAAGGTTCTAGAATTGCAGAAGTTGAAGATGAGCTTGCTGATTTGTTCTTAGAACTCGCTACAGATGAAGATCAACTACATTACCCTATATATTATGCAATCGGACGGGATGCAAAAGCTTGGGAAAAATTGCCAACAGATCCAAGTGCTCCTGGAGATTTGTCTTGCATATTTAAAGCGATTGTTGAGAAGATTCCGGCCCCTAAAGTTGAAGATGGCCCAACTCAACTGCTAATAACAAGCTTAGAGTGGGATAATTTTAAAGGTAAATATACCGTTGGTAAACTTGGTAGGGGTGGAATTAAGAAAAACCAACAAATGGTTTTAATGAAGAAAGATGGACTCCAAGTTAAGTTTAAAGTGGTGGATCTATTCACTTTTAAAGGCCTAGGGAAAGAAGAAGCAAATGAGGTACCTGCCGGAGATCTAGTCGCTTTTACCGGTGCTGAAAAAGCAGAGATTGGCGAAACAGTCTGTGACGAATCTAGGCCAGAAGCATTACCTATTTTAGAAGTAGAAGCACCAACTTTAAAGATGTACTTGGGTCCAAATACATCTCCGCTTAAGGGACAAGAGGGTGAGTTCACGACTTCTAGACAAATTGGAGACAGACTCAAAAGAGAGCTTGAGACAAATGTAAGTCTAAGAGTTAAAGACGATGGTATTGGATTTATTGTCTCAGGTCGCGGCGAACTACATCTAAGTGTACTGATTGAAGACTTAAGACGAGAAGGGTTTGAGCTCGAAGTTGGACGCCCTCAAGTTGTTACAAAAGAAGTTGACGGAAAAGTTATGGAGCCACTTGAAGAATTAACAATTGAAGTTCCTCAAGAGTTTGTTGGTGCAGTACAAACTGAGCTTGGTGCTAGGCGTGCTCAATTGCAATCTCAAGAAGTTAACCTAAGAGGAGTTAGGCTTGTTTACCAAATTCCTACAAGGGCTTTGATTGGCTTGAGAGGTTTAATGTTGACTGCTACAAAAGGTAACGCCGTAATGAGTAGTTTGACAATTGGATATCAGCCTCTTGGAGGTAATATCCCTCAAACTCGAAATGGTGCTCTTATTAGCTTTGAGACTGGCGTAGCCACACCTTATTCTTTAGAAAATGCCCAGGAGCGTGGAACTGTCTTTATTAAGCCAACAGAAAAAGTTTACATGGGACAGATCATCGGCTTGAATTTACGTAAAGAAGATATGGAAGTTAATATCTGTAAAGAAAAGCATTTAACAAATATCCGATCATCGAGTTCTGACGGCACTGTTCAGCTAACTCCAGCTACTATTTTAAGTCTAGAGGAGAGTTTAGACTTTTTAGAGGACGACGAATTACTAGAAGTCACTCCCAAAAACTTAAGACTACGAAAACGCTTCTTAAATGCCAACGAACGCAAGAAGAATAAGAAATAG